The genomic DNA AGGGTGTTGAGGGCAGCCactgctccctgccccagccaacCCATGGCCTCAGTGGAAACCTCTCAGCCCAGTTCTGCAGTTCCTCTGATCCAAGGGTGGTGGGCACCAGCCCCCAAAGCAAATCCTCTTTTCCTCCAGCCCTGGGTGTGGTTTTAGCTGCTTCCCCCAGCAGATGAGCAACGTGCAATGCCCTgccccaaacaccagcagaTGTGGGGCTGCTGAAGGGTGGCTGATGTTCTGCAGGGAATGAAGCACCTGGAAACCTCTGGGAAAGCCCACATGAGGGACCTGTCTGTGTTTCACAGCCCCTGAACCCCAGCCATGCCAAAAGTCACCGAGAGCCGTGTGCTGTCCCTCCCCACACCCCCACACCAAACTCCTGGCACAAGCAGTTGTAATTTCGCTGTTTACTGACAGGGATGGGTTCCTGTTCCAGGAAAGCTGCAGGTTTACAGCCCTCCTGCCTCTGTTTGGCACAGGTATTTCTCCAGGAGGTACATGAAAGCTTCCTAGGAGCATGGACAAAGTTCATCATTCCAACCCACCCTTCCAAAGGTTTCCTTGGATTGTCACCGCCCAAGACCCctccagagctgcccagggaggcacAAGGGGGGTTAAGGGCTTTTGGCAGCTTCCCAGCCAGGAAAGGAAATCCCCAGCCAAGCCCAGAGTGATCTTTAGTCACCACGGGAAAAGCAGGTAAAGAGAGGTCACCTCACACACTCCCTGTGAGCACAGCACAAGAGCCAGGACCACCAACTGCCACCTGctccaacaaaacaaacacaggtGGAAGAAGCAGTGGGATCCTCAGGAGCCATCAGGGCTGGCTCTGTTGCAAGAAAGTGGAGTGGAAAGAGGAGATCAGGAAAAAGGCACCCATGGGTGTGTATCCCAGGAGTGTCACAGGGCATGGATATCACAGCTCCCAAGGAAGATCTGCTGTCCCACCAAAGCTGAAGGATTTCACCCCAAGAAAGATTTGGTGCGACTCTTTCCTGGGACAAAAAGCATCCTTTGGGGAGGGAAGGACGAGGTTTGGGTGCTTCACTGCACCTTCCTGCTGTGGAGcatccccaggctgcagctgggtgGGTGCTGGCAGCCTTTAGCCCCCTCTCTTAGCAGGGACTGTGgcctcccctcccagccaggatcTCCCCCAGGCTGTGACCTCACACTCATTTGCCCCACTAGAGCTCCTCgtttccttctcctcccccaCTCAAATTTTCAAGCACCTCTGCTCTGCCACTGAGCTGGTGATTTTTCCTGGAACTGAATCTCCTCAGGCAGCTCTCCAGAGATGTGGCACTGCTGAAGCTTTGCCATCCAGCCACCACCCATCCCACCACTGTCTCTTACTGCCTACTGCCCACCTAGCATCTCCAGGCTGCAGGTGTAAAGCAGTTTTGCAGGACCAAGACCAGTTACAGCCAAAGGGGCTGTAATTTCAGGCTGGCAGTAACCAGTTTTGGTGAAACCACGTGTTTGTGCTGTGCTCACCCatcagctgctgagcagctcagaCTGGTGACCTCTGGCTTAGCAGCTGCCAAAAGATGTTGGAGGAGAGATCTAGGTGCCCACAGGAGCTGGTTTTAAATGAGGAAAGCTTGGATTTCCCAGTTTCAGACCTTCAAACAGCAAGAAGTGAGATTTTCAACCTTACAGTCACAGCATTTTATTTCCTCTGTGGAAAGCGAAGTGAAAATAGTAGTGggtattttctattttcacacacacacacagacaccgtTCACTTCAGGTATTCCTGCTTcaaattcaaaacaaataatCACATATCTGACCATGCATGGGGTCACATTTGTTACtggctttgtttcttttcacaTTATTTAATCACAGAATTAATTACAAAAGTCATTACCTGGAGGGAAAGGAGTTAAAGTGAATACCAGCTATGGGCAGCCATGGAGCTTCAGCCAGGCCTGATCAGGCAGGTATTTCAGCACACTCCTAACCTCAATCCCAGGAGCAATCTCAGAGGAGACAGAGATTCCAGCACGCTGCAGTCTGCAATGtgccctgctcacagctgggcacagctcccactgcccaggcagagcagcaggtgctCAGCCCAGAGCtcgtgctctgctctgctctgctcatctCCCTGGAGGAACAGAGGGATCTTTTCCACAGGTTTGGACCTTAAAGACAAGCATCAAAATTTCAGAGCAAAAATGTCACATTCCCTCCCACAGGGCAGGAGAGGAACCAGCAGAAGGCCAGCCCACACATCCCCCTGTGCCcttggggctggggacagcttcTGGGTGTGTTTTGCTAATGAAACCCCAGAGATGTCCCAGATTTGGCTCACAGCAGGCTTTGAAATCCAGGCCAGCTCTGTGGCCTTCTGtccaggagaggcaggagacaccagcactgcccagcaaaGCACAAGGTCCCTGTGATGCACTGAAGTGAAGCCTCCAAAGATTTACTGTGGTGAAACCTCCAGTGGGTCTTCCTTCAAATCTTCAGGGTCCTCactctccagctgctccagtttgctggatttctcatgGCCAGCCTCCCCAGGAGTCTTCAAAAACCTGAAATACATTTCTGTGATGACTTCAGGGGCACAtccaaacccagccccaaaCCAGGCTGTAAATGCTGGAGCCTTTGCCCTCAACAAGGCCAGggtggacagggcttggagcaacctgtgagagtggaaggtgtccctgcccatggcagggggtggaatgaaaggagctttaaggtcccttcctccccaaacccttctgtgagTCTGTGATCAGCTGAGCTCTGGAGCTCAGAGGGGATTTGCCATCCTTGGGCTTTGCTGAGGATCCCGGGAAGCCCTGAGGtcccagctggcacaggacAGAGCTGGCCACAAACCCACTGAGGATGCTGCTGGATGAAGCAGCTGCCAACATCTGGGGCTCATCACCTTTCCACGCCCCATCCATGCTGTCCCAGGCAGCTCATTTCTCTGCTCTGCTTCACCTCACCTGAACAACAGCTTCTGCCCTGGCTCCTTTTTGATGATGTTGAGTTTGTAGTAGTGTCGGAGTGCTCGTGACATCTTCTCATAGGTCATGTTCATCCGGTTCTGGAAGGAGAACAGGAATGTGGGGTGTTGAGCAAAAGCGAGCAACAGCCCTTGGTCTggctctgtgtgcagcagggCCACACGTGGGACATGTGAGGAGGTTTGGGGCATCGTGGGTCTGTAGTGTGGGTCCCTAACCCAGACTGCCCTCATGGTTTCCTTTCCAAGGGGTGAGAAGGTCCCACTGTCACCACCAGGCTGGCATCTCTCACCAACCCtgcacccccgtgtcccccagacCAAGGGAGCAGCTCACAAAAGGGACACTCAGGAGTGACAAATTCCTCCTCAGGGACGCCAAATTGCCTCTCAGCTGCACTGACCTTGTGGttgccccagagctgggccagCCCGTTGGGGTTGACGACGCGGAACACCTTGGCCTCCCTGTCCTCCCACCTGATGTAGGGCTCGTAGCGGCGGTCGGCCAGCAGCTGGTACACGTACTCCCAGAGCAGCCTGCAGTCTGGGCACAGggcacctgctgctcccagagctgccaccgtgctcagccaggctgccccagcagcagggatgcgCGTTTAGCAGCGACAATAAATGTGAGGAGAAATCAGAGCTCGGGCACGGCAATTTCACTGCGAGATCTCAGAGCAATTACAGTTTTTTcaggtggggaaactgaggtGGAAAAGCAGGGAATGAGGGGAAGGGAGACAGATGGGCAGACAGGACAAAgcaccatcccatttccccaagGAACATGGCTATAAATTCATCATTACCTGCAATTTTCCCATCCACTGGGGCCGACAGGGTAGCAGGAAAAGAGcagatggcacctggcctgcaGCCACTCTCTGAGCTGTGGTGGGAGAGGTTCAGGGGCTGCGTGTGGCTGTGGAacaggggctgctctgcacagcccagccacGAGGAAACAACTGGGCCAGCCTCAGCACTGCAGTCTGcacctgcaaaaaaaaaccctaataaGCACCCTGTGGCTCAGTAGGGTCCCAGACCTTGCAAAGCCCTGAAACAGGAGGGGAGGGACAGCCCGGGGTGGTTATCAGCCTGGGACCAGCCCAGCTGAGGAAAGCCTGGGATTTTCCTAAGGCTGCAGAAGCACAAATCCAGGGGGGTTAGAGGAGATGCCAGCTAGGGTAAGGGtcagatgcagaagaaaaactGGCATAGGAAAAGgccccagagcacaggcacCCCCTGGAAAATTGCTGTGGGGACTTAATGTGTTAAttaccttgcacaggacacaggAAAGTGCTCCCAGATGCATCTCCACACACATCCAGCCCCTGACACCAATCCAACCCCACCCTAACTCCTACCTGGGCCCCCCAAGGGCTCAAAGAAGCCTCACTGGCCCCCACCAGCCTCACCTGGGCCCTCTCCCCACTCCACCCAGTGACCCAGAAGCTCTGTGgaagctcagcccagctcctcagccCTTTCCCAGCTATGTTGCAGGACTGAtctccagcagggctgtgcctctgCCTGGCTTTGACCATCCCTGATCCAAATCTCAACCTGCAGGCAGACTTTTTATGGAAGTCACAGCCTTGCCAGTCTGCCACAGACCCCCACAGCACCGGTTCTGACCTGCTGCATCACTACAAACTCCCCAGGTGACCTGGACTTTGCTGGGCCTGGCTGCCTCTCCCAGGTGGCGTGGGATGGTTTCACAGGCTGAGCTCCAAGCCCCAGGTTCTGCCTGCTGGACACTGCCATTCTCCAGGGTATTTTTCTCCCCTCATACCTTCCTCTGTGCTCCTGGCTTTCCTGAAGGGTGAGTTCAGCAAGGGGCTGCACACCAGCGCTCTTCTCTGAGTTTTAATGAACTGGAGTATTTCATAAAGCACGTCCCCTGCAGGGAAGGAAACTCTGCTCAGATGCCTTTGGGCAATGGTGCCTCTCAGGTAACGTTGCTGAGATTCTGAACTGCACAGCGTGGGGTTGTTCCCCGTCCTAAAGTACTTGCAGATCAGATGGACCAGAGAAAGGAAGAGCTGTCCTCACCTCCAGCATAAAACCCACTCTGCTGGGACCCATTGAGTGCTCTCAGCAGAGCACTCCTTTGTCATATttacattctctgaaaaatccttttgcccagggtttttctcctgggaagctgagaagcctcagagaaaaaggaaaacaattattatctcatttgcttctcctgtgttttgctcctttggaaggtgtttggagattgtttacccacaggtgattgtttcttTAGATTCTGGtatgagttgttttgactctttggccaatcagggccaagctgtgtcgggactctggagagagttaTGAGTTTTCCTTATtgtctttttagcattctgtgctatattctatatattcttattctgtattctttagtatagtatagtattctttaatataatatagtatcataaaataataaatgagcCTTCTGAGAagatggagtcagattcatcattcctccctgccacgaGGGTCCCTGCAGATACAATACTCCTGGTACTGGGATGGTGCTCACAAGCCCCTGGCTCTAACCTGAGCTGGGAGCTCGGTGTCTGAAGTCGTCCTTGGTGAGGATGCACAGGGCTTTGCCGTTCATTTCAAACTTGCTCTGCTCCGTGGGCCGCAGGGAATATTCCTCCTCAGCCCATCGCAGCCAGTGGATCACATCCTCCTTGCTCCACAGGGAGGGCTGGATTCCTGAAACCAGGAAAACAGCTCTCTTCTCAAAACTGCTGAGTGGCAGGGTGGGGCTTCTTCTCCATCACCAAACTTTCCCTCTACATTAAGCACTCACAGGTAAAAACACcacaaagagagaaaatgacCCCTGAGGAAGCCTTGTGCCCCTTGCCAGCAGGGAATGGTCCCTGGGTGGGACACCATGGCTGTACCCACCCTGTCCCACCCCATGGCAACTCCTTTCTGGGCAGCACTGACTTGCTTAACCTCTACTCACTCAGCCTCCCTGGAAGCCTGAAGATCTGCCCGGTGCTGATGGGTGAGGGTCTGCCCTGGGATGGGGGTGGCACCGACACGGCCACCACGGGGCTGGAAGAGCTGATGGCCACTTTGCCCTGGGGAAGAGATCAGATACATCAGTGGGGGAAATTCTGGTCCTGTCTTTGCTTTGGAGGTGCCTCCATGTCCTGGATTGCCAAGCAGATTGGATTCTCTTTGCCATCTGTGTGGCAGTTGTCTCCTGCTCagtgggcagttttccttatctcttccacacccactcctccctcGGGGgcacatctgctgataacaggctgtggaatgtccctgcatggctgataagaACTGCAGCATCCATGGGAGATGtgagcccagagggaggagccaagcattcctacctggatagaatctgagattctggaacaccagcacggcttctccactggatttcccagaggagcagcagctgcctcttccactggatcttcagaggaagactgcACCCtgctacaggatccctgctccagcagaaccacccctgacactgcaggagggctgagccacaattccaatgggactgctgccagcaccctgacccacagggtgtcaggctgtgctctgactctgtcagtgctgTTTTgatttactgcattgtttattttatctttttgttttcttccctagtaaagaactgttattcctgctcccaaattttttgcctgagagccccttaacttaaaatttatagcaattcagagggaggggttTCCATTTTcaatttcaagggaggctcctgccttccttagcagacacctggctttccaaaccaagacactcACCTGCTCCAGTATTTCCTAACTGGTTTCTTATAGCAGTGTGATGTGACCTGTGTTGTTGTTGTATTAAGGGTGGATGAATGAAGTGACATAAATAAACTCTTAGGTTTTTAGAAggtaaatataaattttattaGACACTAGATATTCTTTTATAGATAGTTATGATAAAGTTGGATTTGATTGGTCTTTAATTTATACTCTTTATACTATTGGTTAATTAGTAATAACATCCTTCTTGCAAATATTTTATAAGTAAATAGTATGTTTAAAACGCTTGTTGTAAAGAttaaggattgttttaattcCGCCTCTGATCTTTCTCAAACTTCCCAGAGAAATGCTTGAGAAAGTTTATCTGACTCTTTCTCTGACCAGACTTTCAGCAACCACAGACATAATGTGTTGTCTACAGCTCTTCCTC from Passer domesticus isolate bPasDom1 chromosome 25, bPasDom1.hap1, whole genome shotgun sequence includes the following:
- the ETV7 gene encoding LOW QUALITY PROTEIN: transcription factor ETV7 (The sequence of the model RefSeq protein was modified relative to this genomic sequence to represent the inferred CDS: substituted 2 bases at 2 genomic stop codons), which produces MEAPPKQRQDQNFPHXCIXSLPQGKVAISSSSPVVAVSVPPPSQGRPSPISTGQIFRLPGRLRIQPSLWSKEDVIHWLRWAEEEYSLRPTEQSKFEMNGKALCILTKDDFRHRAPSSGDVLYEILQFIKTQRRALVCSPLLNSPFRKARSTEEGADCSAEAGPVVSSWLGCAEQPLFHSHTQPLNLSHHSSESGCRPGAICSFPATLSAPVDGKIADCRLLWEYVYQLLADRRYEPYIRWEDREAKVFRVVNPNGLAQLWGNHKNRMNMTYEKMSRALRHYYKLNIIKKEPGQKLLFRFLKTPGEAGHEKSSKLEQLESEDPEDLKEDPLEVSPQ